One Cucumis sativus cultivar 9930 chromosome 1, Cucumber_9930_V3, whole genome shotgun sequence DNA segment encodes these proteins:
- the LOC101212372 gene encoding aspartyl protease APCB1 — protein sequence MDSDKIKGVVVITLPPPDNPSLGKSVTAFTLTDDFPEPPGESVAVDQEVQQPNNDHLTLPPNLPIQAPLSQRSIPLSRELFAGTPRKLVFVLGIALAAVYLYASNFPETIRELRRSERNDDDRPSSFLFPLYFQSELGDSSDFQLKLGRTVRVNKDDLGVRFNDVLGVPKPSKLISASLKSDSSAVFPVRGDIYPDGLYYTYIMVGEPPRPYFLDIDTGSDLTWVQCDAPCSSCGKGRSPLYKPRRENVVSFKDSLCMEVQRNYDGDQCAACQQCNYEVQYADQSSSLGVLVKDEFTLRFSNGSLTKLNAIFGCAYDQQGLLLNTLSKTDGILGLSRAKVSLPSQLASRGIINNVVGHCLTGDPAGGGYLFLGDDFVPQWGMAWVAMLDSPSIDFYQTKVVRIDYGSIPLSLDTWGSSREQVVFDSGSSYTYFTKEAYYQLVANLEEVSAFGLILQDSSDTICWKTEQSIRSVKDVKHFFKPLTLQFGSRFWLVSTKLVILPENYLLINKEGNVCLGILDGSQVHDGSTIILGDNALRGKLVVYDNVNQRIGWTSSDCHNPRKIKHLPLF from the exons ATGGACTCTGATAAGATTAAAGGGGTCGTCGTAATCACTCTTCCGCCGCCGGACAATCCCTCATTAGGTAAATCCGTTACTGCTTTTACTCTCACCGATGACTTCCCCGAACCTCCTGGTGAGTCCGTTGCAGTTGATCAAGAAGTACAACAACCCAACAATGACCATTTGACTCTCCCACCGAATCTCCCGATTCAAGCCCCTTTGAGTCAGCGAAGTATCCCTTTGTCGAGGGAGCTTTTTGCTGGTACTCCTAGGAAGCTTGTTTTCGTATTAGGCATTGCTCTCGCTGCTGTTTATCTTTATGCTTCTAATTTTCCGGAGACCATTCGGGAGCTTCGTCGTTCTGAGAGGAACGATGATGATCGCCCTTCATCCTTTTTGTTTCCCCTTTATTTCCAATCGGAGTTGGGTGATAGTAGTGATTTCCAGCTTAAGTTGGGAAGGACTGTTCGTGTAAATAAGGATGATCTGGGTGTAAGATTTAATGATGTACTTGGAGTTCCGAAGCCTAGCAAATTGATTTCTGCCTCTTTAAAATCTGATTCATCAGCCGTATTTCCTGTGCGGGGAGATATCTATCCAGATGG ATTGTATTATACATACATAATGGTTGGAGAGCCACCAAGACCTTACTTCCTCGACATTGATACTGGGAGTGACCTGACATGGGTTCAATGTGACGCTCCTTGCAGCAGTTGTGGCAAG GGAAGAAGTCCATTATACAAGCCAAGAAGAGAGAACGTTGTATCTTTCAAGGACTCTTTGTGCATGGAAGTTCAAAGAAATTATGATGGCGATCAGTGTGCAGCCTGCCAACAGTGTAACTACGAGGTTCAATATGCCGACCAGAGCTCCTCTCTGGGGGTTCTTGTTAAAGATGAGTTTACTTTAAGGTTTTCCAATGGATCATTGACTAAGTTAAATGCCATTTTCGG GTGTGCTTATGATCAGCAAGGCTTGCTATTGAACACTTTGTCGAAGACTGATGGCATTCTAGGACTAAGCAGGGCTAAAGTTAGCTTACCTTCCCAGTTGGCCAGTCGAGGAATCATAAACAATGTGGTAGGTCACTGTCTTACCGGTGATCCAGCAGGTGGTGgatatttgtttttaggtGATGATTTTGTGCCACAGTGGGGGATGGCATGGGTTGCCATGCTTGACAGCCCTTCCAT AGATTTTTATCAAACAAAGGTCGTGAGAATAGATTATGGAAGCATCCCACTGAGTCTTGATACTTGGGGAAGCAGCCGGGAACAAGTAGTTTTTGATAGTGGCAGCTCATACACTTACTTCACAAAAGAAGCATATTACCAATTGGTTGCAAAT CTTGAAGAAGTGTCAGCGTTTGGGCTTATTCTTCAAGATTCATCAGATACCATTTGTTGGAAAACTGAACAATCTATCAG ATCTGTTAAAGACGTCAAGCATTTCTTCAAACCTCTAACGCTTCAGTTCGGGAGCAGATTTTGGCTTGTGTCCACGAAACTTGTGATTCTTCCAGAGAATTATTTATTGATCAAT AAAGAAGGAAATGTATGCTTGGGAATTCTCGATGGAAGCCAGGTACATGATGGGTCCACAATCATTCTTGGAg ACAATGCATTGCGTGGGAAATTGGTCGTGTATGACAACGTGAATCAGAGAATTGGATGGACTTCATCCGACTGTCACAATccaagaaaaattaaacaccTCCCACTATTTTGA
- the LOC101212620 gene encoding heavy metal-associated isoprenylated plant protein 7: MTGKFFCMVLRIHMDCNGCYRKVRRAILSIKELETHLIEQKQCRVSVCGKFSPQDIAIKIRKKTNRRVEILEIQECDTFNENNGIQGPLIINAWKCQSNYDQVETCCKHEGDTKEQEDLASPIT, translated from the exons ATGACAGGAAAG TTTTTCTGCATGGTTTTGAGAATTCACATGGACTGCAATGGATGTTACAGGAAAGTAAGAAGGGCTATTCTCAGTATAAAAG AGTTGGAGACCCATTTGATAGAACAAAAGCAGTGCAGGGTAAGCGTTTGTGGGAAGTTTAGCCCTCAAGATATAGCaatcaaaataagaaagaaaaccaaCCGCAGAGTAGAGATATTGGAGATTCAAGAGTGTGATACCTTCAATGAAAACAATGGTATCCAAGGGCCCTTGATCATCAATGCCTGGAAATGCCAATCAAACTATGACCAAGTTGAAACTTGTTGTAAGCATGAAGGTGACACAAAAGAACAGGAAGACTTAGCTTCTCCTATAACAtaa
- the LOC105436376 gene encoding uncharacterized protein LOC105436376 yields MDNFSEDRKRVHDELDDDSLADSAESKLRRLNSSDLRIGKPCTKEDFNVVQGSSAIAGDLNIDDLVESEEIQDELLLNILEDSDVVAERDESAIEGLELDSFIKSFEEEIQGVPSSVDDQNNNNETPQAELGYLFGASDDELGLPPSGGLSSTTEGKKMEAIDFMPPASSCSPDVFELEGKLGFDDDIPCYDSFELGMGIGSGAAVAEDNGLGGGEFVALGGLFDYSDVLFRPESLPAL; encoded by the coding sequence ATGGATAATTTCTCCGAGGATAGAAAGCGAGTTCACGACGAGTTAGACGATGACTCGTTGGCCGATTCTGCCGAGTCCAAGCTTAGAAGACTCAACTCATCGGATTTGAGAATTGGGAAGCCATGCACTAAGGAGGATTTCAATGTTGTCCAAGGTTCATCTGCTATTGCTGGTGATTTGAATATTGATGATTTGGTGGAATCTGAGGAGATTCAGGATGAGTTGTTACTCAATATTCTTGAAGATTCAGACGTGGTAGCGGAGCGAGATGAGAGTGCTATTGAAGGTCTTGAACTTGATTCGTTTATTAAAAGCTTTGAGGAAGAGATTCAAGGCGTCCCCTCGTCGGTGGATGAtcagaataataataatgaaaccCCTCAAGCGGAACTCGGGTATTTATTTGGGGCGTCGGATGATGAGTTAGGGTTACCGCCGAGTGGAGGTTTGAGTAGTACTACGGAAGGGAAGAAGATGGAGGCCATTGATTTTATGCCTCCTGCTTCTTCTTGTTCTCCTGATGTGTTCGAGTTGGAAGGAAAGTTGGGGTTTGATGATGACATTCCGTGTTACGACTCGTTCGAGTTGGGAATGGGGATTGGTTCCGGTGCGGCGGTGGCGGAGGACAATGGGTTGGGCGGTGGAGAGTTTGTTGCATTGGGTGGTTTGTTTGATTATTCCGACGTGCTGTTTCGGCCGGAGTCTTTACCGGCTTTGTAG